A stretch of Aerococcus urinaehominis DNA encodes these proteins:
- a CDS encoding ABC transporter substrate-binding protein yields MKLKKLVLLLASVGVLGACEAATQTVNNNQDDSATIKLGGNWELSGDVSAYGVVQNNAIKMAVQEQNDRGGIDGKPVEYIEFDNKSAPEESANGATRLTDVENVSVILGPATTGSVSAQTPLATNATTPVITATATGDGITLDHTGEVLEYIYRVCFQDSFQGVALARFANQQGWKKGAVIMDNSSDYGQNLSREFTENFTGDIVANESYVSKETDFTTILTNVKSKGAEFIFVAGYYQEAGPLIKQAREMGIDAAILGPDGFGNQEIISLAGPENMNNIYYSAHFVQGKDMTPKAQAFVDKYRQTYGEDPDMFAALAYDAAYLAFDAIDRADSANRQAITDQLAQTTNFEGVTGTFSFDEQHNPIKTAYIQEIQQGQVAGTTVIEP; encoded by the coding sequence ATGAAGTTAAAAAAATTAGTCCTACTACTCGCTAGTGTAGGCGTGCTCGGTGCTTGTGAAGCAGCGACACAAACAGTTAACAATAATCAAGATGATTCGGCTACCATTAAATTAGGTGGCAACTGGGAACTATCCGGTGATGTATCAGCTTACGGGGTGGTACAGAATAATGCGATTAAAATGGCTGTTCAAGAGCAAAATGATCGGGGCGGTATTGATGGTAAGCCGGTTGAATATATTGAGTTTGATAATAAATCAGCACCAGAAGAGTCGGCCAATGGGGCGACCCGTTTAACTGATGTCGAGAATGTCTCTGTGATTTTGGGTCCAGCCACTACGGGGTCAGTCTCAGCACAAACTCCTTTGGCTACCAATGCGACTACGCCGGTCATCACAGCAACGGCAACAGGAGATGGCATCACTTTAGATCATACCGGTGAAGTATTAGAGTACATCTACCGGGTCTGCTTCCAGGACTCATTCCAGGGGGTTGCCTTAGCTCGTTTTGCCAACCAACAAGGCTGGAAAAAGGGCGCTGTGATTATGGATAATTCATCCGACTATGGTCAGAACCTGTCGCGGGAATTTACTGAAAACTTTACGGGAGATATTGTCGCTAATGAGTCCTATGTGTCAAAAGAAACTGACTTTACGACTATTTTGACTAACGTTAAGAGTAAGGGCGCTGAATTTATCTTTGTGGCTGGCTACTACCAAGAAGCAGGACCTCTGATTAAGCAAGCTCGGGAAATGGGCATTGATGCCGCGATTTTAGGGCCAGATGGCTTTGGTAACCAAGAAATTATTTCTTTAGCTGGGCCAGAAAATATGAATAATATCTACTATTCAGCCCACTTTGTCCAAGGAAAGGACATGACGCCTAAGGCCCAGGCCTTTGTTGATAAATATCGTCAGACTTATGGTGAAGATCCAGATATGTTTGCGGCCTTAGCTTATGACGCGGCTTACCTAGCTTTTGACGCTATTGACCGTGCTGATTCAGCCAATCGTCAAGCCATTACTGACCAGTTGGCACAAACCACTAACTTTGAAGGGGTAACAGGTACCTTCTCATTTGATGAACAGCATAACCCAATCAAAACTGCTTATATCCAGGAAATCCAGCAAGGACAAGTTGCTGGTACAACTGTGATTGAGCCCTAG